A genomic window from Ruminiclostridium cellulolyticum H10 includes:
- a CDS encoding YmaF family protein, whose protein sequence is MVNHYHFYKFNCLTGEKHSHRLTGYTEYMFGIGLFHFHIYFGTTSFNGHWHMYSGITGLSVKTSHGHKHKIAGRLNIVNSHCHYYENYTHENIEYKGGKTLKRVLS, encoded by the coding sequence ATGGTTAATCACTATCATTTTTACAAATTTAATTGCTTAACTGGTGAAAAACACTCTCACAGACTTACAGGATATACTGAGTATATGTTCGGAATAGGTTTATTCCACTTTCACATATATTTCGGGACAACCTCCTTTAATGGACATTGGCACATGTATTCAGGAATTACAGGCTTGTCGGTAAAAACCTCCCACGGTCACAAACATAAGATTGCAGGTAGATTAAATATAGTTAATTCGCATTGTCATTATTATGAAAATTATACCCACGAAAACATAGAATATAAGGGGGGTAAAACATTAAAGAGGGTGTTGTCATAA
- a CDS encoding M24 family metallopeptidase — MREILNREELKNRVKRLCAIATDKYPDWDAILIIGRINQYYLTGTMQDGLIIIKRNGTLMYFARRSYERAKKESPISECIYPMGKYSDAAEICGKQLGNVLMDTDIATIEVLDRLKVHFKINEIYPIKKILSEVRSIKSPYELEAVKDAGKRHQYLLEEVVPNLLREGMSEVELSAELFEKMLKLGHNGVSRFNSFQTEMVIGQIAFGANSLYPTNFDGPGGMKGLNSAVPLFGSHNALLKKGDLVFIDVAFCMEGYHSDRTQVYMFGSKPSDEILKTHRKCVEIQKRTAALLKPNSIPSDIYSSIMSSLDSEFIENFMGFGERRVSFLGHGVGLYVDELPVIAKGFDKPIKENMVFALEPKKGISQVGMVGGEDTYIITPDGGECITGGGKDIISV, encoded by the coding sequence ATGAGAGAAATTCTGAATAGAGAAGAGCTAAAGAACAGAGTAAAGCGGCTGTGTGCTATAGCTACTGATAAATACCCTGATTGGGATGCAATACTAATAATAGGACGTATTAACCAGTACTATTTAACTGGAACCATGCAGGATGGACTGATTATTATTAAAAGAAACGGAACCCTGATGTATTTTGCCAGAAGAAGCTATGAACGGGCAAAAAAAGAGTCACCTATTTCCGAATGTATATATCCTATGGGGAAATATTCCGATGCAGCTGAGATTTGCGGTAAGCAGTTGGGAAATGTACTTATGGACACTGACATCGCAACCATTGAGGTACTTGATAGACTTAAGGTTCATTTTAAAATCAATGAAATTTACCCTATAAAAAAGATTTTGTCCGAGGTAAGGTCAATTAAAAGTCCATACGAACTTGAAGCTGTAAAAGATGCCGGAAAAAGACACCAGTACTTGCTCGAGGAAGTTGTACCAAACCTTTTAAGAGAAGGAATGAGTGAGGTTGAATTATCAGCAGAGTTGTTTGAAAAAATGCTGAAACTTGGACATAATGGTGTTTCACGTTTCAATAGCTTTCAAACCGAAATGGTAATAGGTCAGATTGCATTTGGAGCAAATTCTCTTTACCCTACTAATTTTGACGGTCCCGGAGGCATGAAGGGCTTAAATTCAGCAGTTCCATTGTTTGGTAGTCATAATGCCTTACTTAAAAAAGGCGATTTGGTTTTTATCGATGTAGCCTTCTGTATGGAGGGATATCATAGTGATAGAACCCAAGTTTATATGTTTGGGTCGAAACCTTCTGATGAAATCCTGAAGACACACAGAAAGTGTGTTGAAATTCAAAAAAGGACTGCAGCTCTGTTAAAGCCAAACAGTATACCTTCTGATATATACAGTAGTATAATGAGCAGTCTTGATTCCGAATTTATTGAGAACTTTATGGGTTTCGGTGAACGAAGAGTCAGCTTCCTAGGTCACGGAGTGGGTCTTTATGTAGATGAACTGCCTGTAATCGCAAAAGGCTTTGATAAGCCCATAAAAGAAAATATGGTTTTTGCCCTTGAACCAAAAAAGGGTATATCGCAAGTTGGCATGGTAGGCGGTGAGGACACATATATTATCACCCCTGACGGAGGGGAGTGCATTACAGGGGGGGGAAAAGATATTATTTCAGTATAG
- a CDS encoding AlkZ-related protein: protein MSVLKRYNDFIDRVNELGFMALSNIHEGFPSLSSETSKNQWHTGEFETDPWQWKDRAAEEKKLAFGCILGGNKGFVSARMYLYFYRAYKPILSMEERWEQVQA, encoded by the coding sequence ATGTCTGTATTGAAAAGATACAATGATTTTATTGACAGAGTTAATGAGTTGGGCTTTATGGCACTTTCAAATATACATGAAGGGTTTCCATCACTTTCTTCAGAAACCTCAAAAAATCAGTGGCATACGGGGGAGTTTGAAACTGACCCTTGGCAATGGAAGGATAGGGCTGCTGAGGAAAAAAAGCTCGCTTTTGGTTGTATTCTCGGCGGGAACAAGGGCTTTGTTTCTGCAAGGATGTATCTATATTTTTATAGAGCGTATAAGCCGATCTTATCAATGGAAGAACGATGGGAACAGGTACAAGCTTAA
- a CDS encoding AlkZ-related protein, protein MFLQGCIYIFIERISRSYQWKNDGNRYKLNKQGEPYGWPANIYDRVENWAPSEWIENSCNIDVEESRETIINTGLSVCKGMDIKQLTKTLSLK, encoded by the coding sequence TTGTTTCTGCAAGGATGTATCTATATTTTTATAGAGCGTATAAGCCGATCTTATCAATGGAAGAACGATGGGAACAGGTACAAGCTTAATAAGCAGGGGGAGCCCTATGGCTGGCCGGCAAATATATATGACAGGGTAGAAAACTGGGCTCCTTCCGAGTGGATTGAAAATTCCTGCAATATTGATGTTGAAGAGTCCAGAGAAACTATTATCAATACTGGCCTTTCGGTATGTAAAGGAATGGATATAAAACAGCTGACTAAAACTCTTTCACTAAAATAA
- a CDS encoding polysaccharide deacetylase family protein: protein MKIRLLWAKAKNIPKKVMIIFLLISALFVSIGYTAKSAGVFNPSKHLPIYSVETEQNAVSITFDCAWGADDIPQILDTLKKDSIKATFFMVGQWAEKFPDAVKLMANEGHDIANHGYSHLRMSTISKEKCKSEIEMCNKKLEEISGTKINLFRPPYGDYNNTVIDTCNEMGCYPIQWNVDSLDWRKEMSRQAILDRILKRTKPGAILLFHNDTQYTAQLLPEIIKGLKSQGLTFLPVSQLIMKDNYYIDDQGRQQRKK, encoded by the coding sequence ATGAAAATAAGATTATTATGGGCAAAGGCAAAAAATATACCTAAAAAAGTTATGATTATTTTTTTACTGATATCTGCACTATTTGTTTCGATAGGTTATACAGCCAAATCGGCCGGAGTTTTTAATCCTTCAAAGCATCTTCCTATTTACAGCGTTGAAACAGAACAAAATGCTGTTTCAATTACCTTTGATTGTGCATGGGGAGCAGATGACATTCCTCAAATACTGGACACCCTGAAAAAAGATAGCATTAAAGCAACGTTTTTTATGGTTGGACAGTGGGCTGAAAAATTCCCTGATGCAGTAAAGCTTATGGCCAATGAAGGCCACGACATTGCCAATCACGGATATTCGCATTTGCGTATGAGTACAATCAGCAAGGAGAAGTGTAAGAGTGAAATCGAGATGTGCAACAAAAAGCTGGAAGAAATATCAGGAACAAAAATAAATCTCTTCAGACCACCGTACGGTGACTATAACAATACTGTTATTGACACATGCAACGAAATGGGGTGTTATCCTATTCAGTGGAATGTGGACAGTCTTGACTGGCGTAAAGAAATGAGCAGACAGGCTATACTGGACAGAATTTTAAAAAGAACTAAGCCGGGTGCAATACTGCTATTTCATAACGATACACAGTATACAGCACAGCTTCTCCCTGAGATTATAAAAGGACTTAAATCCCAGGGACTAACGTTTTTACCTGTATCTCAGCTTATAATGAAAGATAATTATTACATAGATGATCAAGGAAGACAGCAGAGGAAAAAGTAA
- a CDS encoding restriction endonuclease yields MMLLLYFILLISFKVFDITKDYLYKRKINELLKVIDSKEDLLYLNFRDYMSIIVEVLKRNGYKIKSTRECGIDGSGLILNNIQFAEIWKHGLKQIVDVELAMNLAKCMQRNSVYRGMIITLGDFKPCTRVFCHKNVIECINGDELLNMCKAVQKTKVILQPAK; encoded by the coding sequence ATGATGCTGTTATTATATTTTATTTTACTTATTTCATTTAAAGTATTTGATATTACAAAAGATTATCTTTATAAAAGAAAGATAAACGAACTTTTGAAAGTTATAGACTCTAAAGAGGATTTATTATATTTAAATTTTCGTGATTATATGTCCATTATTGTTGAAGTTTTAAAAAGGAACGGTTATAAGATTAAGTCAACACGTGAATGCGGGATTGACGGAAGTGGCCTTATACTGAATAATATACAATTTGCCGAGATATGGAAGCATGGGCTGAAACAAATTGTTGATGTTGAACTTGCTATGAATCTGGCTAAATGTATGCAGAGGAATTCTGTATATAGAGGAATGATTATAACTTTAGGTGATTTTAAACCATGTACAAGAGTTTTTTGCCATAAAAATGTAATTGAATGTATAAACGGCGATGAGCTTTTAAATATGTGTAAAGCTGTGCAAAAAACAAAAGTTATCTTGCAGCCGGCAAAATAA
- a CDS encoding DUF881 domain-containing protein: MKVKDNLIILFIIFAVFGMLVTVQIRSTVSMQKQSALTLDYNRLKNQLDSRVKEGERYKAQIAELEHKKEDFLKAYPGTNSSNTLKNDLDYLKFISGLTDVTGEGVVITLNDAENPDLESQMNYIIHDYEIYGIINDLRDAGAQAISINDERLIATSEQICAGPTIKINNNRYAVPFEIKAIGDPDKLHSAMKNSDVVSSLIQYKKRVTVESQSNIVIPKFMNDINGLISKLEVAENESKKEQ, translated from the coding sequence ATGAAGGTAAAAGACAATTTAATTATTCTATTTATTATATTTGCCGTTTTTGGGATGCTCGTTACAGTACAGATAAGGAGTACTGTCAGTATGCAAAAACAGTCGGCTCTTACCCTTGATTATAACAGACTCAAAAATCAGCTGGATTCAAGAGTTAAAGAAGGGGAGCGGTATAAAGCACAAATAGCTGAGCTGGAACATAAAAAGGAAGATTTTTTGAAAGCATATCCGGGGACGAATTCAAGTAATACCTTAAAAAATGATTTGGATTATCTTAAATTTATATCAGGGTTAACAGATGTAACCGGTGAAGGTGTAGTAATAACCTTGAATGATGCAGAAAACCCTGATTTGGAAAGTCAAATGAATTACATAATTCACGATTATGAAATTTATGGTATTATAAATGATTTGAGGGATGCTGGAGCACAGGCCATATCCATAAATGATGAAAGGTTAATTGCAACGAGTGAGCAGATTTGTGCAGGCCCTACTATTAAAATAAATAATAACAGGTATGCAGTTCCGTTTGAAATAAAAGCAATTGGCGACCCTGACAAGCTGCACTCTGCAATGAAGAACAGTGATGTGGTTAGTAGCCTTATACAGTATAAAAAACGTGTCACAGTTGAAAGTCAAAGTAACATTGTTATACCTAAATTCATGAATGACATCAATGGATTAATTTCCAAGCTGGAGGTAGCAGAAAATGAAAGCAAAAAGGAGCAGTAG
- a CDS encoding DUF881 domain-containing protein, protein MKAKRSSRNISIALVCVILGLALSWQFQSIRNNAKVMTLENQKKDDLVVKILNEQKNNENLRAKLNELQTQLSKFENARGNSDENIKLLSDEIQKLKTVAGLTKVKGKGVIVTFSKDDALSVEDNDLLFVLNELRATDAQALAVNDQRIIDTSEVRGSGGGGYININGRHVLPPYVIKAIVDPDDAVNALNMVGGVFEQIKVFIDVSVQKSDNIEIPPIGEELIKTDKLKIVENNN, encoded by the coding sequence ATGAAAGCAAAAAGGAGCAGTAGAAACATATCCATAGCATTAGTATGTGTGATTCTTGGACTTGCACTGTCATGGCAGTTTCAAAGTATAAGAAATAATGCAAAGGTAATGACATTGGAAAATCAGAAGAAGGATGATCTGGTCGTAAAAATACTAAATGAGCAAAAAAATAATGAAAATTTAAGAGCCAAGCTAAATGAGTTACAAACTCAGTTATCCAAGTTTGAAAATGCGAGGGGCAATTCAGATGAAAATATAAAACTATTATCGGATGAAATCCAAAAGCTGAAAACTGTTGCAGGGTTGACCAAGGTTAAAGGCAAAGGAGTTATTGTTACATTCAGCAAGGATGATGCTTTAAGTGTTGAAGATAATGACCTTCTTTTCGTATTAAATGAGCTGAGAGCCACAGATGCCCAGGCACTTGCAGTAAATGATCAAAGAATAATTGATACAAGTGAAGTCAGGGGCTCGGGTGGAGGTGGATATATAAATATAAATGGCAGGCATGTACTTCCGCCTTATGTAATCAAAGCAATTGTTGACCCTGATGACGCTGTGAATGCATTGAATATGGTAGGTGGAGTTTTTGAACAAATTAAAGTATTTATTGATGTCAGTGTTCAAAAATCAGATAATATTGAAATTCCTCCAATAGGTGAAGAATTAATAAAAACAGATAAGCTTAAAATAGTAGAAAATAATAACTAG
- a CDS encoding polysaccharide deacetylase family protein, whose amino-acid sequence MKKNKAITVLAVIVGIALIFVFFIIKKNRNPKLDSVLSDFGGVYSVSSKNVDFSTELTGRLIEGNRLAIDRDLSDKSSYPNDKKRCWGMARQPNNQIPRADPGTPELLSKYGAKYLGDVSKKIIYLTFDEGYENGYTGQILDTLRDNNVKAAFFITGPYLKEHQDLVRRMVEEGHTVGNHTIHHPSLPEKNDTQIEEEVVGLDRAFSEKFGVRMNFLRPPKGEYSERTLSITSKLGYCNLFWSFAYDDWYRDRVRGPEYTYKVVMRNLHNGEVMLLHAVSKDNADALGMIIKGARENGYEFGNVRDLAN is encoded by the coding sequence TTGAAAAAAAATAAGGCGATTACTGTATTAGCTGTAATAGTGGGCATAGCTTTAATTTTTGTCTTTTTTATAATAAAGAAAAATAGAAATCCCAAGTTAGATTCTGTGCTTTCTGATTTTGGAGGAGTTTACAGTGTTAGCAGTAAAAACGTTGATTTTTCTACAGAGCTTACCGGGAGACTTATTGAAGGAAACCGCTTAGCTATAGATAGAGATTTATCTGATAAAAGTTCATATCCCAATGATAAAAAAAGGTGCTGGGGAATGGCTAGACAGCCAAATAATCAAATACCCAGAGCTGATCCGGGAACCCCTGAATTGTTATCAAAATATGGTGCCAAGTACCTTGGAGATGTAAGTAAAAAGATAATTTATCTTACATTCGATGAGGGCTATGAAAATGGCTATACGGGGCAAATACTTGATACACTGAGGGATAATAATGTGAAGGCAGCTTTTTTTATAACCGGTCCATATCTGAAGGAACACCAGGATTTGGTACGGAGGATGGTTGAGGAAGGACACACTGTTGGAAACCACACAATTCATCATCCTAGCCTACCTGAAAAAAACGACACTCAAATTGAAGAAGAGGTGGTTGGGCTGGATCGTGCTTTTTCGGAAAAATTCGGTGTAAGAATGAATTTTCTCAGGCCGCCAAAGGGTGAATACAGCGAACGAACCCTGAGTATTACAAGTAAGCTTGGATATTGCAACCTTTTCTGGAGTTTTGCATATGATGACTGGTATAGGGATAGGGTAAGAGGCCCTGAATATACATATAAGGTAGTAATGCGTAATCTTCATAATGGTGAGGTTATGCTTCTTCATGCGGTCTCTAAAGACAATGCCGATGCATTGGGCATGATTATCAAGGGAGCCAGGGAAAACGGCTATGAGTTTGGTAATGTTCGGGATTTGGCAAATTAA
- the yqfC gene encoding sporulation protein YqfC produces MAGRMNSAGRSKKKSKTPSEKNNKPKLREKITEMLELPKEIVLNMPKLVMLGNGDVIIENYKGIVEYAEGFIRVNTTAGIIKLTGTDIYIKEITAENIMVYGNILSLEFLK; encoded by the coding sequence ATGGCGGGGAGAATGAATTCAGCAGGCAGAAGCAAAAAAAAGAGTAAAACTCCTTCAGAAAAAAATAATAAGCCTAAACTTAGAGAAAAAATAACGGAGATGCTGGAGTTACCAAAAGAGATTGTTTTAAACATGCCTAAGCTTGTTATGCTGGGTAATGGTGATGTTATCATTGAAAACTACAAGGGAATTGTCGAGTACGCGGAAGGATTTATACGTGTAAATACCACGGCTGGAATTATTAAATTAACAGGTACGGATATCTATATTAAAGAGATTACAGCAGAAAATATAATGGTATATGGCAATATACTGTCACTTGAATTCCTTAAATAA
- the yqfD gene encoding sporulation protein YqfD yields the protein MLVWRLWNYIIGYVIIIVEGYFLEKFINICTHRQIKLWNVKWNSSSKLTMKISINDFRKLRPVAKKSRCRVHISKKKGLPFLIYKYKNRKAFIIGSAACIITFFIISSFIWDVSVTGNEKVSTEIILGKLYENGIKPGAFKFSINPDNVIDNIMLGINDLSRISVSVRGTRVFVDVSERVKPPDLIDKKIPCNLIAAKDGVIYSIVAKEGLETVKIGDTVTKGQLLVTGTIENVKNPEAPPLMVHSMGAVKARTWYEASNQVEQTLVKTRRTGLEKERYSVIFFTKKINLFHRKITYNNIEHIEYKKKLSIGKNFALPVEWVVDKYYEYELIQEKLDIDRAKQLAAEKAFKQVQDLIPQGAEMAKKNVYFTEKDDGKITATVTVECIEDIGVTQMIGG from the coding sequence ATGTTAGTTTGGAGGTTATGGAATTATATAATTGGATATGTTATTATAATAGTTGAAGGATATTTTTTGGAAAAATTTATTAATATATGTACTCATCGGCAGATTAAATTATGGAATGTAAAATGGAATAGTAGCAGCAAACTGACAATGAAAATCAGTATTAATGACTTTAGGAAGTTAAGACCTGTTGCAAAAAAATCTCGGTGCAGAGTACATATCAGCAAAAAAAAGGGTCTTCCTTTTTTAATATATAAATACAAAAACCGTAAGGCATTTATTATCGGTTCAGCTGCATGTATAATTACTTTTTTCATAATATCCTCCTTTATATGGGATGTTTCAGTTACCGGAAATGAAAAGGTTTCCACAGAAATTATATTGGGGAAGCTGTATGAAAACGGAATAAAGCCCGGAGCATTTAAATTCAGTATAAATCCTGATAACGTTATAGACAATATAATGCTTGGGATAAACGATCTTTCGAGGATTAGTGTTTCGGTCCGGGGGACAAGGGTTTTTGTTGATGTTTCTGAGAGGGTGAAACCGCCGGATTTAATAGACAAAAAAATACCCTGCAATTTAATTGCAGCAAAGGATGGTGTTATATACTCGATAGTGGCAAAAGAAGGCCTTGAAACAGTTAAAATTGGTGATACTGTAACAAAAGGTCAGTTGCTTGTTACCGGAACAATAGAGAACGTGAAAAATCCAGAAGCCCCTCCGCTTATGGTGCATTCAATGGGGGCTGTAAAAGCCAGAACATGGTATGAAGCCAGTAATCAGGTGGAGCAAACGCTTGTTAAAACAAGAAGAACGGGTTTGGAGAAAGAAAGGTACTCTGTTATTTTTTTTACAAAAAAAATCAATTTATTTCATAGAAAAATAACATATAATAATATAGAACATATAGAATATAAAAAGAAACTTTCTATTGGTAAAAACTTTGCTTTACCTGTAGAATGGGTTGTTGATAAATATTATGAGTATGAGTTGATACAGGAAAAGCTTGATATTGACAGGGCAAAACAGTTAGCGGCCGAAAAAGCATTTAAACAAGTTCAGGATCTGATACCGCAAGGAGCAGAGATGGCAAAAAAGAATGTATATTTTACCGAAAAGGATGATGGCAAGATAACTGCCACAGTAACTGTTGAATGTATAGAAGACATTGGAGTTACACAGATGATAGGAGGCTAA
- a CDS encoding PhoH family protein has product MADITEKSVEFYTIEHAMNVFGNYDENIKIIEEAFNVKVLTRGTSIRISGHSKNVSNAETIVNKLLDIAKQGQSITRQNVLYLVGLSNEQQIDKADEILTDYVCLTAKGKQIKYKTHGQKVYVDAMKKNDIVFGIGPAGTGKTFLAVAMAVTAFRNKEVDRIILTRPAVEAGEKLGFLPGDLQNKVDPYLRPLYDGLYEIMGADLYMKYLERGMIEIAPLAYMRGRTLDNSFIILDEAQNTTPEQMKMFLTRIGFNSKAVITGDITQVDLPGDKKSGLREVTNILNGIEGISFVNLTEKDVVRHELVQKIIVAYDKYDSNKK; this is encoded by the coding sequence TTGGCAGATATAACTGAGAAAAGTGTAGAGTTTTATACGATTGAGCATGCAATGAATGTTTTTGGTAATTACGACGAGAACATAAAGATTATAGAAGAGGCATTTAATGTAAAGGTTTTAACACGAGGTACATCTATTAGGATAAGCGGTCATTCGAAAAACGTCAGTAACGCTGAAACTATTGTAAACAAGCTTCTTGATATTGCTAAACAGGGGCAGTCTATTACCAGACAAAATGTCCTTTATTTGGTTGGTTTATCCAATGAGCAGCAGATAGATAAGGCTGATGAAATTCTTACAGATTATGTTTGCCTTACCGCAAAGGGCAAACAAATTAAATATAAAACCCATGGACAAAAAGTTTATGTTGATGCCATGAAAAAGAATGACATAGTCTTTGGTATAGGGCCTGCCGGAACGGGAAAAACTTTTCTTGCAGTAGCCATGGCTGTGACGGCATTCAGAAATAAGGAAGTTGACAGGATTATTCTGACAAGACCGGCAGTGGAGGCGGGAGAAAAACTGGGTTTTTTACCTGGAGATTTGCAAAATAAGGTAGATCCATATTTAAGACCTTTGTACGACGGACTATACGAAATAATGGGTGCTGACCTTTATATGAAATACCTGGAGAGAGGTATGATAGAGATAGCACCTCTGGCGTATATGAGGGGCAGAACTTTGGACAATTCCTTTATAATACTTGACGAAGCCCAGAATACAACACCGGAACAAATGAAAATGTTTCTCACAAGAATTGGATTTAATTCAAAGGCGGTTATTACCGGGGATATTACACAGGTTGATTTACCAGGAGACAAGAAATCAGGTCTCAGAGAAGTTACCAACATACTTAACGGTATAGAGGGGATATCATTTGTAAATCTCACAGAAAAGGATGTTGTAAGGCACGAACTGGTACAAAAGATTATAGTGGCATACGATAAATACGATTCGAACAAAAAGTGA
- a CDS encoding HD family phosphohydrolase, with translation MIKKKKSNGRLKKITKNFAFQRAFLAIITVLIAFFIIQTGAIPKKYRLSVGDVSTYDITAPRDLVNEVLTEKNRISARDNVEPVNREDTKAFVEVIYKKDDFFRAVSSARESIEKNLRQLGVNSNTKDYDVYLKQVREEAINSLTEQVAKLNIPLSADQINFLVSKVSDSELDSFEEITRQLISDSMSEEVTESNLAIHIHRLQNSYQSEQGISQELKNIGNQLVKAILKPNRVIDQEATEKKQQEAYNNDANIVKIKKESRIISFGDVVTEDKLQLLEELNLLETRSKYDYLFSIGILATILFLTGLVIVFLNKYHKKIYNDRNDLLLLSLIVSIILVLARCLYPYYEGLVIPIFVGTMLVSILLNMELAIVINCVLTVGISIMIKGDNKFLFMGLICGVISAFLVTKASQRSKLSMNGILLGLINVVLIVALNFIHKSDVQTIITDSVAVFLNGLISMVLTIGFLPFLESVFNIVTPLKLLEISDPNHPLLKRLLIEAPGTYHHSLMVGNLAEIATEDIGGNALLSRAGAYFHDVGKLKRPDFFKENQLNENPHDRMTPNLSTLVITSHAKDGVDIAIKYKLPTAIRDIIKQHHGTTLVAYFFHRAMKAGGDDEIKQENFRYEGPKPQTKEAAVVMLADSVEAAVRSMTDKTEGKIEGLIRKIIKDKLDDGQLDMCQLTLADLDTIAKSFMRVLSGYFHAREQYPEIKDALKKDIFIEEKGEYNNEKETEEKRTGGGAKLDNN, from the coding sequence ATGATAAAGAAGAAGAAAAGTAATGGCAGGCTGAAGAAGATTACAAAAAATTTTGCTTTTCAGCGTGCTTTTCTTGCTATTATTACGGTACTAATTGCTTTTTTTATAATTCAGACGGGGGCAATTCCTAAAAAGTACAGATTAAGTGTGGGGGATGTTTCTACGTATGATATTACAGCCCCTAGAGATTTGGTTAACGAGGTTCTAACAGAAAAAAACAGAATTTCTGCAAGAGATAATGTTGAACCAGTTAATAGGGAAGATACAAAAGCATTTGTAGAGGTCATTTATAAGAAGGATGATTTTTTCAGGGCAGTTTCATCTGCCAGAGAAAGTATAGAAAAAAATTTAAGACAGCTAGGTGTAAATTCAAATACAAAGGATTATGATGTATACCTGAAACAGGTCCGTGAAGAAGCAATTAACAGCCTTACAGAGCAGGTAGCCAAGTTAAATATACCCCTTTCTGCAGACCAGATTAATTTTCTTGTTTCCAAAGTTTCGGACAGTGAGCTTGATAGTTTTGAGGAGATTACCCGCCAGCTTATTTCTGATTCAATGTCTGAAGAGGTGACTGAAAGCAATCTTGCAATTCATATACATAGGCTGCAAAACAGTTATCAAAGTGAACAGGGAATAAGCCAGGAACTTAAAAATATAGGTAATCAGCTTGTAAAAGCAATATTGAAGCCTAACAGAGTTATAGATCAGGAGGCTACAGAAAAGAAACAGCAGGAAGCCTACAATAATGATGCAAACATTGTAAAAATCAAAAAGGAATCAAGAATAATAAGCTTTGGTGATGTTGTAACGGAGGACAAGTTACAGCTTCTTGAAGAGTTAAATTTGCTGGAAACAAGGAGTAAATATGATTACCTTTTCTCTATTGGTATCCTCGCCACTATTTTATTTCTCACCGGTTTAGTTATAGTGTTTTTAAACAAATACCATAAAAAAATTTACAACGACAGAAATGACCTGTTGTTATTATCTTTAATTGTTTCCATAATACTTGTTTTGGCAAGGTGTCTCTATCCTTATTACGAGGGGCTTGTAATACCCATTTTTGTAGGTACAATGCTGGTCTCCATACTATTAAACATGGAGCTGGCAATAGTAATAAACTGTGTACTTACGGTGGGTATTTCAATAATGATCAAGGGTGACAATAAATTTTTGTTTATGGGCCTAATTTGTGGAGTCATATCTGCTTTTCTTGTAACAAAAGCAAGCCAACGCAGCAAATTATCTATGAACGGGATACTACTTGGGTTGATAAATGTAGTTCTTATTGTTGCACTCAACTTTATACATAAAAGTGACGTGCAAACAATTATTACAGACAGTGTAGCAGTATTTTTAAACGGTCTGATTTCAATGGTACTAACTATAGGTTTTCTGCCGTTTCTAGAAAGCGTTTTCAATATAGTGACACCATTAAAGCTTTTGGAAATTTCAGACCCTAATCATCCGCTACTTAAAAGATTGCTCATAGAAGCACCGGGAACTTATCACCACAGTCTTATGGTAGGTAATCTGGCGGAGATAGCTACAGAGGATATAGGAGGAAATGCGTTACTGTCCAGGGCCGGTGCTTATTTCCATGACGTTGGAAAATTGAAAAGACCGGACTTTTTTAAAGAGAATCAGTTGAACGAAAACCCCCACGACAGGATGACTCCCAATCTAAGTACCCTTGTTATAACGTCACATGCCAAGGATGGAGTAGACATTGCCATAAAATACAAGCTTCCTACTGCAATCAGAGATATAATAAAACAGCACCATGGCACAACTCTGGTAGCTTACTTTTTTCATAGGGCAATGAAAGCAGGTGGAGATGACGAAATAAAACAGGAAAATTTCAGGTATGAAGGCCCGAAACCTCAGACTAAAGAGGCAGCAGTGGTTATGCTGGCGGATTCCGTAGAAGCGGCTGTAAGATCAATGACAGACAAAACAGAAGGAAAAATAGAAGGCTTGATAAGAAAAATAATTAAGGATAAGCTTGATGACGGACAACTGGATATGTGCCAACTGACGCTTGCAGACCTTGATACTATAGCTAAATCCTTTATGCGTGTCCTAAGCGGTTATTTTCATGCAAGAGAACAATACCCTGAAATAAAAGATGCATTGAAAAAGGATATTTTTATTGAGGAAAAGGGAGAGTATAATAACGAGAAGGAAACGGAAGAGAAAAGAACAGGCGGAGGGGCAAAACTTGATAATAATTGA